In a single window of the Raphanus sativus cultivar WK10039 chromosome 9, ASM80110v3, whole genome shotgun sequence genome:
- the LOC108827344 gene encoding uncharacterized protein LOC108827344 isoform X1: MEVTALKLPTHEHPLYPSTRFLIVSCEGCCVRGRIYGGYRCNESDCYNKGDDGVWFHKECGESPSEINHPSHPEHPLTFSTEIDLEDCRLCGGLTTSGYCCAICDFVIDLACVQKPLPPLAIEHPMFHEHSLVRTNKYAFCKICKNNIEEGYAYECLTCGHVNFHLDCVNQSREVNHSSHSNHILEFFKSKSLPENAEKTCILCGIESQHVLYHCSKCNFSICIYCKRNPPPLTVQHTKTHKHTLSLLARRVSFTCNVCGMQGDRSPYSCIQCSFLVHRDCIDLPRVININRHDHRISLTDHIGRRGNLKCGVCHQSVNQYCGGYTCSICPNFVVHSSCPTTKRVWDGVELEGIPAEVVIPPFEVVGVNLIKHFSHKKHILRLESDGTTRDEKTRCEACVSPVYSDPIYRCEQCDFILHETCANLPMKKRLPFHNMQFKLYAPDMDSYKAFKCYACKTMFSGFSSTELFRSCGACQRGRMLPTKLACGDCDDFALDFRCFNLPRVVKHKEDEPPLSLCYGEDPNGKYWCDICEGETNPKDWFYTCPDSGFTLHVQCVLGDFSFLMPRRITEYPKYRCKFEVVPNNHCSRPFCAGCQSRCIGPFFLKIYNPKIIYICSKGCFRTFTEFWEKGLSETVFSGGRTLHV, translated from the exons ATGGAGGTGACAGCACTAAAATTACCAACTCACGAACATCCTTTGTACCCTTCAACTCGATTTCTTATTGTTAGTTGCGAAGGTTGTTGTGTAAGAGGTCGGATCTACGGAGGCTACCGTTGCAATGAATCTGATTGTTACAATAAGGGCGACGATGGTGTTTGGTTCCATAAGGAGTGTGGCGAGTCACCATCAGAAATCAACCATCCTTCTCACCCTGAACATCCTCTTACTTTCTCCACGGAGATAGATTTGGAAGACTGTCGTTTGTGTGGAGGTTTAACCACCAGTGGTTATTGCTGTGCGATATGCGACTTTGTCATAGATCTGGCTTGTGTACAAAAACCACTGCCGCCTCTAGCGATTGAGCATCCGATGTTCCATGAGCATTCACTTGTCCGCACAAATAAGTATGCCTTTTGTAAAATATGCAAGAATAATATTGAAGAAGGATATGCCTATGAATGTCTTACTTGCGGACATGTTAATTTTCATTTGGACTGCGTCAATCAGTCAAGAGAGGTAAACCATTCGTCTCATTCTAATCATATTCTTGAGTTCTTCAAATCTAAATCACTCCCAGAAAACGCTGAGAAGACATGTATTCTGTGTGGAATAGAATCGCAACATGTGCTTTATCATTGTTCCAAATGCAACTTTAGCATATGTATTTACTGCAAGAGGAATCCTCCACCACTCACTGTCCAACATACCAAGACCCACAAGCATACGCTCTCCCTCTTGGCAAGACGAGTCTCGTTTACTTGTAATGTCTGTGGGATGCAAGGAGATCGAAGTCCTTATTCATGTATTCAGTGCAGTTTCTTAGTTCATCGCGACTGCATCGACTTGCCTCGCGTCATAAACATTAATCGCCACGATCACCGCATCTCTCTCACTGATCATATTGGGCGCCGGGGGAATCTGAAATGTGGAGTCTGTCACCAAAGTGTTAATCAGTACTGCGGAGGTTATACTTGCTCTATCTGCCCCAATTTTGTTGTTCATTCGTCATGCCCAACAACAAAAAGAGTGTGGGATGGAGTCGAGCTCGAAGGGATCCCCGCAGAAGTTGTTATTCCTCCGTTCGAGGTGGTGGGTGTTAACTTGATAAAACATTTCAGCCACAAAAAGCATATTCTTCGACTAGAGAGTGATGGTACAACTCGTGATGAAAAAACAAGATGTGAAGCATGCGTCTCTCCCGTCTATTCTGATCCGATATACCGCTGTGAGCAGTGTGATTTCATCCTCCACGAGACGTGCGCGAATCTTCCAATGAAAAAACGACTTCCGTTTCACAACATGCAGTTTAAACTATATGCTCCCGACATGGATTCCTACAAAGCTTTTAAGTGTTACGCCTGTAAAACAATGTTTAGCGGTTTCAG TTCTACAGAACTGTTTCGGAGCTGTGGTGCATGCCAAAGGGGAAGGATGCTACCAACGAAGCTCGCTTGTGGTGATTGTGATGACTTCGCGTTAGATTTCCGATGCTTTAATTTGCCAAGGGTGGTGAAGCATAAAGAGGATGAGCCTCCTCTTTCCTTATGTTATGGCGAAGATCCAAATGGTAAATACTGGTGTGATATTTGTGAGGGTGAAACAAATCCGAAAGACTGGTTCTATACTTGCCCTGATTCTGGGTTCACATTGCATGTCCAGTGTGTTCTTGGAGATTTCTCTTTTCTCATGCCAAGACGCATAACAGAATACCCTAAGTACCGCTGCAAATTTGAAGTGGTTCCTAACAACCACTGTTCTCGACCGTTCTGTGCCGGTTGTCAGTCTCGATGTATAGGCCCTTTCTTTCTGAAGATTTATAATCCGAAAATCATATACATCTGTTCTAAAGGGTGTTTTCGAACTTTTACAG AATTTTGGGAAAAAGGGTTGTCTGAGACCGTTTTTAGCGGTGGCAGGACCCTTCACGTGTGA
- the LOC108827344 gene encoding uncharacterized protein LOC108827344 isoform X3, with amino-acid sequence MQGDRSPYSCIQCSFLVHRDCIDLPRVININRHDHRISLTDHIGRRGNLKCGVCHQSVNQYCGGYTCSICPNFVVHSSCPTTKRVWDGVELEGIPAEVVIPPFEVVGVNLIKHFSHKKHILRLESDGTTRDEKTRCEACVSPVYSDPIYRCEQCDFILHETCANLPMKKRLPFHNMQFKLYAPDMDSYKAFKCYACKTMFSGFSSTELFRSCGACQRGRMLPTKLACGDCDDFALDFRCFNLPRVVKHKEDEPPLSLCYGEDPNGKYWCDICEGETNPKDWFYTCPDSGFTLHVQCVLGDFSFLMPRRITEYPKYRCKFEVVPNNHCSRPFCAGCQSRCIGPFFLKIYNPKIIYICSKGCFRTFTEFWEKGLSETVFSGGRTLHV; translated from the exons ATGCAAGGAGATCGAAGTCCTTATTCATGTATTCAGTGCAGTTTCTTAGTTCATCGCGACTGCATCGACTTGCCTCGCGTCATAAACATTAATCGCCACGATCACCGCATCTCTCTCACTGATCATATTGGGCGCCGGGGGAATCTGAAATGTGGAGTCTGTCACCAAAGTGTTAATCAGTACTGCGGAGGTTATACTTGCTCTATCTGCCCCAATTTTGTTGTTCATTCGTCATGCCCAACAACAAAAAGAGTGTGGGATGGAGTCGAGCTCGAAGGGATCCCCGCAGAAGTTGTTATTCCTCCGTTCGAGGTGGTGGGTGTTAACTTGATAAAACATTTCAGCCACAAAAAGCATATTCTTCGACTAGAGAGTGATGGTACAACTCGTGATGAAAAAACAAGATGTGAAGCATGCGTCTCTCCCGTCTATTCTGATCCGATATACCGCTGTGAGCAGTGTGATTTCATCCTCCACGAGACGTGCGCGAATCTTCCAATGAAAAAACGACTTCCGTTTCACAACATGCAGTTTAAACTATATGCTCCCGACATGGATTCCTACAAAGCTTTTAAGTGTTACGCCTGTAAAACAATGTTTAGCGGTTTCAG TTCTACAGAACTGTTTCGGAGCTGTGGTGCATGCCAAAGGGGAAGGATGCTACCAACGAAGCTCGCTTGTGGTGATTGTGATGACTTCGCGTTAGATTTCCGATGCTTTAATTTGCCAAGGGTGGTGAAGCATAAAGAGGATGAGCCTCCTCTTTCCTTATGTTATGGCGAAGATCCAAATGGTAAATACTGGTGTGATATTTGTGAGGGTGAAACAAATCCGAAAGACTGGTTCTATACTTGCCCTGATTCTGGGTTCACATTGCATGTCCAGTGTGTTCTTGGAGATTTCTCTTTTCTCATGCCAAGACGCATAACAGAATACCCTAAGTACCGCTGCAAATTTGAAGTGGTTCCTAACAACCACTGTTCTCGACCGTTCTGTGCCGGTTGTCAGTCTCGATGTATAGGCCCTTTCTTTCTGAAGATTTATAATCCGAAAATCATATACATCTGTTCTAAAGGGTGTTTTCGAACTTTTACAG AATTTTGGGAAAAAGGGTTGTCTGAGACCGTTTTTAGCGGTGGCAGGACCCTTCACGTGTGA
- the LOC108827344 gene encoding uncharacterized protein LOC108827344 isoform X2, protein MEVTALKLPTHEHPLYPSTRFLIVSCEGCCVRGRIYGGYRCNESDCYNKGDDGVWFHKECGESPSEINHPSHPEHPLTFSTEIDLEDCRLCGGLTTSGYCCAICDFVIDLACVQKPLPPLAIEHPMFHEHSLVRTNKYAFCKICKNNIEEGYAYECLTCGHVNFHLDCVNQSREVNHSSHSNHILEFFKSKSLPENAEKTCILCGIESQHVLYHCSKCNFSICIYCKRNPPPLTVQHTKTHKHTLSLLARRVSFTCNVCGMQGDRSPYSCIQCSFLVHRDCIDLPRVININRHDHRISLTDHIGRRGNLKCGVCHQSVNQYCGGYTCSICPNFVVHSSCPTTKRVWDGVELEGIPAEVVIPPFEVVGVNLIKHFSHKKHILRLESDGTTRDEKTRCEACVSPVYSDPIYRCEQCDFILHETCANLPMKKRLPFHNMQFKLYAPDMDSYKAFKCYACKTMFSGFSSTELFRSCGACQRGRMLPTKLACGDCDDFALDFRCFNLPRVVKHKEDEPPLSLCYGEDPNVCSWRFLFSHAKTHNRIP, encoded by the exons ATGGAGGTGACAGCACTAAAATTACCAACTCACGAACATCCTTTGTACCCTTCAACTCGATTTCTTATTGTTAGTTGCGAAGGTTGTTGTGTAAGAGGTCGGATCTACGGAGGCTACCGTTGCAATGAATCTGATTGTTACAATAAGGGCGACGATGGTGTTTGGTTCCATAAGGAGTGTGGCGAGTCACCATCAGAAATCAACCATCCTTCTCACCCTGAACATCCTCTTACTTTCTCCACGGAGATAGATTTGGAAGACTGTCGTTTGTGTGGAGGTTTAACCACCAGTGGTTATTGCTGTGCGATATGCGACTTTGTCATAGATCTGGCTTGTGTACAAAAACCACTGCCGCCTCTAGCGATTGAGCATCCGATGTTCCATGAGCATTCACTTGTCCGCACAAATAAGTATGCCTTTTGTAAAATATGCAAGAATAATATTGAAGAAGGATATGCCTATGAATGTCTTACTTGCGGACATGTTAATTTTCATTTGGACTGCGTCAATCAGTCAAGAGAGGTAAACCATTCGTCTCATTCTAATCATATTCTTGAGTTCTTCAAATCTAAATCACTCCCAGAAAACGCTGAGAAGACATGTATTCTGTGTGGAATAGAATCGCAACATGTGCTTTATCATTGTTCCAAATGCAACTTTAGCATATGTATTTACTGCAAGAGGAATCCTCCACCACTCACTGTCCAACATACCAAGACCCACAAGCATACGCTCTCCCTCTTGGCAAGACGAGTCTCGTTTACTTGTAATGTCTGTGGGATGCAAGGAGATCGAAGTCCTTATTCATGTATTCAGTGCAGTTTCTTAGTTCATCGCGACTGCATCGACTTGCCTCGCGTCATAAACATTAATCGCCACGATCACCGCATCTCTCTCACTGATCATATTGGGCGCCGGGGGAATCTGAAATGTGGAGTCTGTCACCAAAGTGTTAATCAGTACTGCGGAGGTTATACTTGCTCTATCTGCCCCAATTTTGTTGTTCATTCGTCATGCCCAACAACAAAAAGAGTGTGGGATGGAGTCGAGCTCGAAGGGATCCCCGCAGAAGTTGTTATTCCTCCGTTCGAGGTGGTGGGTGTTAACTTGATAAAACATTTCAGCCACAAAAAGCATATTCTTCGACTAGAGAGTGATGGTACAACTCGTGATGAAAAAACAAGATGTGAAGCATGCGTCTCTCCCGTCTATTCTGATCCGATATACCGCTGTGAGCAGTGTGATTTCATCCTCCACGAGACGTGCGCGAATCTTCCAATGAAAAAACGACTTCCGTTTCACAACATGCAGTTTAAACTATATGCTCCCGACATGGATTCCTACAAAGCTTTTAAGTGTTACGCCTGTAAAACAATGTTTAGCGGTTTCAG TTCTACAGAACTGTTTCGGAGCTGTGGTGCATGCCAAAGGGGAAGGATGCTACCAACGAAGCTCGCTTGTGGTGATTGTGATGACTTCGCGTTAGATTTCCGATGCTTTAATTTGCCAAGGGTGGTGAAGCATAAAGAGGATGAGCCTCCTCTTTCCTTATGTTATGGCGAAGATCCAAATG TGTGTTCTTGGAGATTTCTCTTTTCTCATGCCAAGACGCATAACAGAATACCCTAA